In one Arachis duranensis cultivar V14167 chromosome 9, aradu.V14167.gnm2.J7QH, whole genome shotgun sequence genomic region, the following are encoded:
- the LOC107465141 gene encoding uncharacterized protein LOC107465141 gives MTLATFLKVNPPKFKRTTNLTEADTWFQAMEQTLQVQLVPEEQCVKFLAICSLGKRCISGRKHDAFCSMMMMLSAEMPSRWNFIKNKFEELFKFSRMCQGTLGDFEEWKCIKYEGGLRSDILSSVGRMEIRTFSELVNKSRVVEEYVKKVATEKGSPR, from the exons ATGACACTAGCAACCTTcttaaaggttaatccacctaagttcaagcgAACCACCAACCTGACTGAAGCCGATACCTGGTTTCAGGCTATGGAGCAAACACTGCAAGTGCAGTTGGTACCTGAAGAGCAGTGTGTTAAATTTCTAGCTATCTGCTCACTGGGAAAGCGTTGCATTAGTGGCAGGAAACACGACGCCTTCTGTAGCATGATGATGATGCTATCAGCTGAGATGCCTTCCAGgtggaattttataaaaa ACAAATTTGAGGAGCTATTCAAGTTTTCCCGCATGTGTCAGGGAACTCTGGGAGACTTCGAGGAATGGAAGtgcattaagtatgaaggagggctCCGGAGTGATATCTTAAGTTCAGTGGGACGAATGGAGATCCGAACTTTCTCAGAGTTGGTGAATAAGAGCAGAGTTGTTGAAGAGTATGTGAAAAAGGTAGCTACAGAGAAAGGAAGTCCTAGATAG